CGCTTCTATCTTCCCATCGTTGTCTGTGACGACGCAAACATTCAGATTTAATAGTACCGCAATTTCCAAGAAGCGCTTGAACGCGAGCGAGCGAACGGAAATCACATCGACACCATCCTCAAGCGGCAGCTTTCCGTGCTTGTCCTTGTACCCACGCTGCACGATCAACTCATCCGACGGGCCTTCGACAAGGATGCTTCGCTTGGCAAGGATGAGCCGCAACGTGTCATATCCAGGAAGTTTCATAAAGTACTCGCTCGTTGAAGGATCCAGTCCTCCGAGGGCAGCGGTCTGGCCAGTTTGTGAAATCAGTCTGAGATTGTCGATTCCCAATTTATTCAACACATAAGCACTGTGCGTAGCCACAATAACCTGATGCTTGTCGTCGCATTGGGCAGCTATCTCCGCCATCAGCTTGCTCATGTTGGAATGGGAAAGGTGGTTTTCAGGCTCTTCAATGAGCAGAACGCGCGACTTCGCGGCACCTGCGATGGCAACCCGCATCTGGATGCGGCACTGCTCGCCCTTCCCTGCACAGTCGAATGGAAGGTCATCCAGGTGTGGCGTAATCGCACTTTCCCAAGACGATCGGGACGACTGGTCCATTTGAACCGTCAGTTTCTTGCCTGTATCGCTCTTGTGCCTCTGTTCAAGCTTCTTGTTCAAAGACTTCAGACCATCCCCTCTGGAGAACTCATGCCGTAGCTTTCGATATGCAAGCGAAAGGGCCTGGCGATCCTCGGGTTCGAGATCATCTTTCACGACCTGGGCTAGATACATGTTCGGACCGCGATAGGCGCGCCCAATGCTGGTATCGATCAGTTTGGCCCTGAGCGGGGCTGCTCTGGGCTTGATCGTCTCGCCCTTGAACGATTGCCACACAACGGTGTAGTACTCGACAGGGATGAGGTCGGGATTATTCGGATTTGTGACGTACTCCTTCAACTCTTCTGTATATTCGTTATTAGGTTTAATGTGCAACTGCAAACCTGGGCACGCAACGTGTTCATGACCATGAGTGCCGGTGAGTTCTCCAAGTTCGGGATCTTGGCAATCGTCGTTGAAGTAAGCTTCGATCAGAATTGTCGGAGCGCTAGTGAGCTTGCCGCTTCGAAGAGTTGCGAAGTATTCCGCCACCCGCTCAAGGTTGAAGAGGTACGGATCGACACCATAGAAGATGCTGCGTCCGTCATACTGGCACGTGAGCACGAGGTTAATCGCCTCCAGCACCGAGGTCTTTCCCGTCTCGTTGTCGCCAACTATGACGTTCAGCTTCTCGTTTAGTGAGAGGTCGAAATCGGTGAGGCGTTTGAATCCATCGATGTAAATCCGGGTAAGATGCATGACGGCCTATCAATCCTCCGTCGCTATTGTGCTGCTGCGGTCAAGCTCGGGATCTGATGATTCCTCACTTTATCAAGAATCGTGGCTGTTTGTCGCCGCGCCGAAACAACGTTCGCCCGGCCGCCACTCCGTTCGCTCCACCATTGTGGCGCGCATTCGACTTCGAAGGGCGCGCTCACAGTAGCTCGTTCAAAATCCGGACGGCCTTTTCGCGTTGCTCCTTGCTCGCACCATTCCACAGGTCGGCAAGCCGCTCGTCCAGCAGCCCCAGCCGCTTTCCGAGCGCCTTCGGTCGAAATAGGAACAGCTCCGCCGGCTCGCACGAGATTCCTCGCGCGAGCCTCTCGACGGTGTCAAGCGTGCAGTTGGCCTCTCCCCGCTCGACCTCGCCGATTCGCTGCATGACGAAGCCCCGCCCGCACCGCTTCGCGAGCTGCTCCTGGGTCAGCCCCGCGCGTTTTCGCAGCTCCCGGACCCGGGCGCCAAACTCTCGCTTTATGTCCATGATCGAGCACTCCGCCGCCTTCGCCACAACCTGCCCATGCTAGAGCGTTTATTTTGACCCATACACACGCCTTGAACTGTACGCGGCGAGCGATACAATATAGAGGGTGTAGTTGTCGGCTAAAGCGCCCTAACGCGTGTTTCGGGCGGGCCGGCGTGCGAGGTCTTCCGTCAGGAGGAGGTTTGCCATGTT
Above is a genomic segment from Phycisphaerae bacterium containing:
- a CDS encoding AAA family ATPase, with protein sequence MHLTRIYIDGFKRLTDFDLSLNEKLNVIVGDNETGKTSVLEAINLVLTCQYDGRSIFYGVDPYLFNLERVAEYFATLRSGKLTSAPTILIEAYFNDDCQDPELGELTGTHGHEHVACPGLQLHIKPNNEYTEELKEYVTNPNNPDLIPVEYYTVVWQSFKGETIKPRAAPLRAKLIDTSIGRAYRGPNMYLAQVVKDDLEPEDRQALSLAYRKLRHEFSRGDGLKSLNKKLEQRHKSDTGKKLTVQMDQSSRSSWESAITPHLDDLPFDCAGKGEQCRIQMRVAIAGAAKSRVLLIEEPENHLSHSNMSKLMAEIAAQCDDKHQVIVATHSAYVLNKLGIDNLRLISQTGQTAALGGLDPSTSEYFMKLPGYDTLRLILAKRSILVEGPSDELIVQRGYKDKHGKLPLEDGVDVISVRSLAFKRFLEIAVLLNLNVCVVTDNDGKIEALRKKYANYLKGAHSTIRILYDDDEHCPTLEPQLLKANNRERLNAIFEKTYEDDAALLKYMGNPDHKTDWALRMFKSTENWTVPEYIKRAIE
- a CDS encoding helix-turn-helix transcriptional regulator, with the translated sequence MDIKREFGARVRELRKRAGLTQEQLAKRCGRGFVMQRIGEVERGEANCTLDTVERLARGISCEPAELFLFRPKALGKRLGLLDERLADLWNGASKEQREKAVRILNELL